A single region of the Streptomyces sp. NBC_01803 genome encodes:
- a CDS encoding alpha/beta fold hydrolase, which produces MPEPTASELTVTSTGGARLHTEIFGPEEAPTVVLAHGWTCNTTFWYPVLRHLVPDYRVVLYDQRGHGRTPATPGANGTAALVDDLAAVLDATLRPGRRAVIAGHSMGAMTIVAAADRPEFRDRAVAAVLCSTGTDRLAGEATALPLRPGSLRKRGSRTFLTTKLSYGPVTPVTKAVIRYITMGKGATAEQRTEVARIVVAAPRKARAEWGGVLYELNISESLGRLDIPVTIIHGTADRLTPVVHAHRMAGRLPNLKEFAELPGIGHMTPIEATDKVAETIRGLAKEYL; this is translated from the coding sequence ATGCCTGAACCGACCGCCAGCGAGCTGACCGTGACCTCCACGGGCGGCGCCCGTCTGCACACCGAGATCTTCGGCCCGGAGGAGGCGCCGACCGTGGTGCTCGCCCACGGCTGGACCTGTAACACCACGTTCTGGTACCCGGTGTTGCGCCACCTCGTCCCCGACTACCGCGTGGTCCTCTACGATCAGCGCGGCCACGGCCGGACGCCCGCCACCCCGGGCGCGAACGGCACCGCGGCGCTCGTCGACGACCTGGCCGCCGTGCTGGACGCCACCCTCAGGCCGGGTCGGCGCGCCGTCATCGCCGGCCACTCCATGGGCGCGATGACCATAGTCGCCGCCGCGGACCGCCCCGAGTTCCGCGACCGGGCCGTCGCCGCCGTGCTGTGCAGCACCGGCACCGACCGGCTGGCCGGCGAGGCGACCGCGCTGCCGCTGCGGCCGGGCAGCCTGCGCAAGCGGGGCAGCCGGACCTTCCTCACCACCAAGCTCTCCTACGGACCGGTCACGCCGGTCACCAAGGCGGTCATCCGCTACATCACGATGGGCAAGGGCGCCACCGCCGAGCAGCGCACCGAGGTGGCCCGCATCGTCGTCGCCGCGCCGCGCAAGGCGCGCGCCGAGTGGGGCGGAGTGCTCTACGAGCTCAACATCTCCGAGAGCCTGGGCCGCCTCGACATCCCCGTCACGATCATCCACGGCACCGCCGACCGGCTCACCCCGGTCGTGCACGCCCACCGCATGGCCGGCCGGCTGCCGAACCTCAAGGAGTTCGCCGAGCTGCCCGGCATAGGCCACATGACCCCGATAGAGGCCACGGACAAGGTCGCCGAGACGATCCGCGGCCTGGCCAAGGAATACCTGTGA